A window of the Equus asinus isolate D_3611 breed Donkey chromosome 20, EquAss-T2T_v2, whole genome shotgun sequence genome harbors these coding sequences:
- the SLC35F2 gene encoding solute carrier family 35 member F2 isoform X1 encodes MEAPSPAGPGGPQPYAPGAAGAPPSLLRRIKGKLFTWNILKTIALGQLLSLCICGTAITSQYLAEKYKVNTPMLQSFINYCLLFLVYTVMLTFQSGSGNLLYILKRKWWKYILLGLADVEANYLIVRAYQYTTLTSVQLLDCFGIPVLMALSWFILYARYRVIHFVAVAVCLLGVGTMVGADILAGREDNSGSDVLIGDILVLLGASLYAVSNVCEEYIVKKLSRQEFLGMVGLFGTLISGIQLLIVEYKDIASIHWDWKIALLFVAFALCMFCLYSFMPLVIKITSATSVNLGILTADLYSLFFGLFLFGYKFSGLYILSFTVIMVGFILYCSTPTRTAEPAESSVPPVTSIGIDNLGLKLEENLQETHSAVL; translated from the exons GAATATTTTGAAGACAATTGCCCTGGGTCAGCTCTTGTCCTTGTGCATATGTGGGACAGCCATCACCAGCCAGTATTTGGCAGAAAAATACAAAGTGAACACCCCCATGCTTCAGAGCTTTATCAACTATTGCCTGCTTTTTCTAGTTTACACAGTGATGCTCACATTTCAATCAG GCAGCGGTAACCTTTTATacatcttgaaaagaaaatggtgGAAGTACATCCTGCTGGGACTAGCTGATGTGGAAGCTAATTACCTAATTGTCAGAGCGTACCAGTACACGACCCTAACCAGCGTCCAG CTTTTGGATTGCTTTGGGATTCCTGTGTTGATGGCTCTCTCGTGGTTTATTCTCTATGCAAGATACAGAGTCATCCACTTCGTTGCTGTGGCTGTCTGTCTGCTGGGCGTAGGCACTATGGTTGGGGCAGACATATTAGCAGGGAGGGAGGACAATTCAG GTAGCGATGTACTGATCGGCGACATCTTGGTCCTCCTGGGGGCTTCCCTCTATGCCGTTTCTAATGTGTGTGAAGAATACATTGTGAAGAAGCTGAGCAGACAGGAGTTTTTAGGAATGGTGGGCTTATTTGGAACACTTATCAGCGGCATACAGCT ATTGATTGTGGAATATAAGGATATTGCCAGCATTCACTGGGACTGGAAAATTG CTCTGCTGTTTGTGGCATTTGCCCTCTGTATGTTTTGCCTGTACAGCTTCATGCCTCTGGTGATTAAAATCACTAGTGCCACTTCTGTCAACCTGGGCATCCTGACCGCGGACCTCTACAGCCTCTTCTTTGGACTCTTTCTGTTTGGCTATAAG TTTTCAGGGCTCTACATCCTGTCCTTCACCGTCATCATGGTGGGGTTTATTCTGTACTGCTCCACCCCGACGCGCACGGCAGAGCCGGCTGAAAGCAGCGTGCCACCGGTCACCAGCATTGGTATCGACAACCTGGGCCTGAAGCTTGAGGAGAACCTCCAGGAGACCCACTCTGCGGTCTTGTAG
- the SLC35F2 gene encoding solute carrier family 35 member F2 isoform X2: MLQSFINYCLLFLVYTVMLTFQSGSGNLLYILKRKWWKYILLGLADVEANYLIVRAYQYTTLTSVQLLDCFGIPVLMALSWFILYARYRVIHFVAVAVCLLGVGTMVGADILAGREDNSGSDVLIGDILVLLGASLYAVSNVCEEYIVKKLSRQEFLGMVGLFGTLISGIQLLIVEYKDIASIHWDWKIALLFVAFALCMFCLYSFMPLVIKITSATSVNLGILTADLYSLFFGLFLFGYKFSGLYILSFTVIMVGFILYCSTPTRTAEPAESSVPPVTSIGIDNLGLKLEENLQETHSAVL; encoded by the exons ATGCTTCAGAGCTTTATCAACTATTGCCTGCTTTTTCTAGTTTACACAGTGATGCTCACATTTCAATCAG GCAGCGGTAACCTTTTATacatcttgaaaagaaaatggtgGAAGTACATCCTGCTGGGACTAGCTGATGTGGAAGCTAATTACCTAATTGTCAGAGCGTACCAGTACACGACCCTAACCAGCGTCCAG CTTTTGGATTGCTTTGGGATTCCTGTGTTGATGGCTCTCTCGTGGTTTATTCTCTATGCAAGATACAGAGTCATCCACTTCGTTGCTGTGGCTGTCTGTCTGCTGGGCGTAGGCACTATGGTTGGGGCAGACATATTAGCAGGGAGGGAGGACAATTCAG GTAGCGATGTACTGATCGGCGACATCTTGGTCCTCCTGGGGGCTTCCCTCTATGCCGTTTCTAATGTGTGTGAAGAATACATTGTGAAGAAGCTGAGCAGACAGGAGTTTTTAGGAATGGTGGGCTTATTTGGAACACTTATCAGCGGCATACAGCT ATTGATTGTGGAATATAAGGATATTGCCAGCATTCACTGGGACTGGAAAATTG CTCTGCTGTTTGTGGCATTTGCCCTCTGTATGTTTTGCCTGTACAGCTTCATGCCTCTGGTGATTAAAATCACTAGTGCCACTTCTGTCAACCTGGGCATCCTGACCGCGGACCTCTACAGCCTCTTCTTTGGACTCTTTCTGTTTGGCTATAAG TTTTCAGGGCTCTACATCCTGTCCTTCACCGTCATCATGGTGGGGTTTATTCTGTACTGCTCCACCCCGACGCGCACGGCAGAGCCGGCTGAAAGCAGCGTGCCACCGGTCACCAGCATTGGTATCGACAACCTGGGCCTGAAGCTTGAGGAGAACCTCCAGGAGACCCACTCTGCGGTCTTGTAG